A window from Gottschalkiaceae bacterium SANA encodes these proteins:
- a CDS encoding PolC-type DNA polymerase III gives MKTLTTFFQPDEHPVIAQYGDQIKVTQILIHQEKHAMQIFLTSSALISQEKLKAVHSLFKKAMPEFKDLRLRFESSFSDVKQILSFEQSALAEMMLREVPSCRGEIEKIQWHPLNSSMEIHLSSDQLMEILIQRRITEVMENYLNKKYKQDFSIQLKAIESDSPTVDFEAIKQKKEEEIRAEIKKNLVVAKKTEKTKKSTPVSDDFVLGKKMGNEVLAIDDFHTLGEVVVFEGKIFSYDTREIRDKVLHKFYMTDKTNSITIKFFIKASDSPRVKSMIKEGNAYRVMGQFQFDSFDKENLVMARAIQEVKTPKREDLAPQKRIEFHCHTTMSDMDGTATAKSLVATAARWGHPAIAITDHGVVQAFPDAMNTARKLDIQILYGVEGYLVDDESLPMSVDCLADFDGEYVVFDLETTGFSPYKDDIIEIGAVKIKGQRVVDTFNQLICPNRSLDPKITELTGIRDDMLAGQPKIEDVFESFHNFLKGSVLVAHNARFDCGFLRTLYQAQGLAFEYPIADTLELTRALFQQLKSFALNKVCKKLGVSLASHHRAIDDARATGDIFLRCLDEMQKQKITHWEEAAAHFKANYNYKAARPYHVIVFAKNQKGIKELYKLISSSHIDTFYRKPRMLKSMLRASREDLMIGSACEAGEVYLSILQNRSMEERNNIIDFYDYLEIQPLGNNAHLIRNGNVKSEKELMDINREIIEKGKEKNLPIIATGDVHFLNQDDEVFRRILMSGKGFDDADQQAPLYLRTTDEMLKEFSYLPRELAEEVVIHAPNRLLEQFEEVLPIPDGTFPPKIDGADEELQSMCEEKAKSIYGQPLPDLVADRLDRELKSIIGNGYAVLYISAQKLVKKSNDLGYLVGSRGSVGSSFAATMSGITEVNPLPPHYVCPACKHSEFILDGSYGSGADMPEKKCPHCQTQMEKNGFDIPFEVFLGFEGDKEPDIDLNFGSPVQGIAHRYTGELFGEKNVFKAGTIGTIASKTAYGFVRKYYEEREKPLNRAESERLIQGCTGIKRTSGQHPGGIMVVPRDKDIHDFSPIQFPANDVNSGVLTTHFDYHSISGRILKLDILGHDTPLIIRMLEDFTGTNASLIPLDEPKTMSLFTSTEAMGITPADIDSPVGSFGIPEFGTKFVRQMLIDTQPTTFSELARISGLSHGTDVWLNNAQELVRKGTTSLKHVISTRDDIMIYLIQHGLEKKRAFTIMEMVRKGKGLTPEDESYMKEMEIPDWYIWSCKQIKYMFPKAHAVAYCMMSYRIAYYKVYYPDAFYATYFTIKLADFDLETILRGRDTVNRRRKELDELGNDKSAKEKNLLTVLEVASEMCARGINVLKPDLYHSDDSKFMVVEGKILPPLRSLQGMGENAAKGIVAAREKGDFLSIEDLVQRAKVNKTSVEGLRSAGCLDGLPETNQLSLFSI, from the coding sequence ATGAAAACATTAACTACTTTTTTTCAGCCCGATGAACATCCTGTGATCGCCCAGTATGGTGATCAGATCAAGGTAACACAAATCTTGATCCATCAAGAAAAACATGCCATGCAAATTTTTCTGACTAGCTCAGCCTTGATCTCTCAAGAAAAATTGAAGGCTGTGCATAGCTTATTTAAAAAAGCCATGCCTGAATTCAAGGATCTTAGACTTCGTTTCGAATCTAGTTTTTCAGACGTCAAACAAATTCTCAGCTTTGAACAATCAGCACTTGCAGAGATGATGCTTCGTGAAGTACCTTCATGCCGGGGTGAAATTGAAAAAATCCAATGGCATCCCCTTAACAGCTCCATGGAGATTCACTTATCATCCGACCAACTTATGGAGATCTTGATCCAACGCCGGATCACTGAAGTCATGGAAAATTATTTAAATAAAAAATACAAGCAAGATTTTTCAATTCAGCTCAAAGCTATCGAATCCGATTCTCCAACTGTTGATTTTGAAGCCATAAAACAAAAAAAAGAAGAAGAAATTCGGGCAGAAATCAAAAAGAATCTGGTCGTGGCAAAAAAAACAGAAAAGACCAAAAAAAGCACACCTGTAAGTGATGACTTTGTCCTTGGTAAGAAAATGGGGAACGAAGTGCTTGCCATCGATGACTTTCATACCTTGGGAGAAGTTGTCGTTTTTGAAGGAAAAATATTCTCGTACGATACCCGCGAGATTCGAGATAAAGTATTGCACAAATTCTATATGACCGATAAAACCAATTCCATCACTATCAAATTCTTTATTAAGGCAAGTGATTCACCTCGCGTAAAATCTATGATCAAAGAAGGCAATGCCTATCGTGTGATGGGACAATTTCAATTCGATAGCTTTGATAAAGAAAATCTAGTCATGGCTAGAGCAATCCAAGAAGTAAAAACACCCAAGCGAGAAGACTTGGCACCACAAAAAAGAATTGAATTCCATTGCCATACGACAATGAGCGATATGGATGGCACCGCTACTGCAAAAAGTTTAGTCGCTACTGCTGCCCGCTGGGGACACCCCGCCATTGCCATTACGGATCACGGTGTCGTTCAAGCCTTTCCGGATGCCATGAATACGGCAAGAAAACTGGACATCCAAATTTTATATGGGGTCGAGGGTTATTTGGTTGATGATGAAAGTTTGCCGATGTCCGTTGACTGCCTAGCGGACTTTGATGGAGAGTATGTCGTCTTTGACCTGGAAACAACCGGATTTTCTCCTTATAAAGATGACATTATAGAAATTGGAGCCGTTAAAATTAAAGGACAACGTGTGGTTGATACCTTTAACCAATTGATTTGCCCTAACCGCAGTCTCGATCCCAAGATTACAGAATTGACCGGGATCCGTGACGATATGCTGGCAGGTCAACCGAAAATCGAGGATGTGTTTGAATCCTTTCACAACTTTTTAAAGGGCAGTGTATTGGTTGCCCACAATGCCCGCTTTGACTGCGGATTTTTGCGGACCCTTTATCAGGCGCAAGGCCTGGCCTTTGAATACCCCATTGCCGACACCTTGGAACTAACACGGGCACTTTTTCAACAATTAAAGAGTTTTGCCTTGAACAAAGTCTGCAAGAAACTGGGTGTATCCCTGGCAAGCCATCATAGGGCGATCGATGATGCCCGTGCTACAGGAGATATCTTCCTACGCTGTTTGGATGAAATGCAAAAGCAAAAAATCACCCATTGGGAAGAAGCCGCTGCTCATTTTAAGGCTAACTACAACTATAAAGCAGCCAGACCTTATCACGTGATTGTTTTCGCGAAAAATCAAAAAGGAATCAAGGAATTATACAAATTGATTTCCTCTTCACATATTGATACATTTTACCGGAAACCACGGATGTTGAAGTCTATGCTTCGCGCCAGCAGAGAAGACCTGATGATCGGTTCTGCCTGCGAGGCAGGAGAGGTTTATCTCAGCATTCTACAAAATCGTTCCATGGAGGAACGAAATAACATCATCGATTTTTATGATTATCTCGAGATTCAACCCCTGGGTAACAATGCCCATTTAATCCGAAACGGCAATGTAAAATCCGAAAAGGAATTGATGGATATCAATCGCGAAATCATAGAAAAAGGAAAAGAGAAGAACCTTCCCATAATTGCAACAGGGGATGTGCATTTTTTAAATCAAGATGACGAAGTCTTCCGACGAATTCTGATGTCTGGAAAGGGCTTTGACGATGCTGATCAGCAAGCACCACTATATCTACGTACAACCGATGAAATGCTGAAGGAGTTTTCATACCTGCCCAGAGAGCTAGCTGAAGAAGTCGTCATTCACGCCCCCAACCGATTGCTTGAACAATTTGAAGAGGTATTGCCAATTCCCGACGGGACCTTCCCGCCAAAAATTGACGGGGCGGATGAAGAGCTCCAATCCATGTGTGAAGAAAAAGCAAAATCCATTTACGGTCAACCCCTGCCAGATCTGGTAGCCGACCGACTTGATCGTGAGTTAAAGAGTATTATTGGAAACGGATATGCCGTACTCTATATCAGTGCGCAGAAATTGGTAAAAAAGTCCAATGACTTGGGCTACCTGGTGGGCTCTCGAGGCTCCGTCGGTTCTTCTTTCGCGGCAACCATGAGCGGAATTACTGAGGTGAATCCTTTACCACCGCATTACGTTTGTCCCGCTTGTAAACACAGTGAGTTTATTCTTGATGGCAGTTATGGGTCTGGTGCGGATATGCCAGAAAAAAAATGTCCGCACTGTCAGACTCAAATGGAAAAGAACGGATTTGATATTCCTTTTGAGGTTTTCTTGGGATTCGAAGGAGACAAAGAACCCGACATCGACTTAAACTTTGGCAGTCCGGTCCAAGGAATCGCCCATCGATATACGGGTGAACTTTTTGGTGAAAAGAATGTTTTTAAGGCCGGTACGATCGGAACCATCGCCAGCAAAACCGCTTATGGATTTGTAAGAAAGTATTATGAAGAGCGGGAAAAGCCATTGAATCGTGCGGAATCGGAACGCTTGATCCAAGGCTGTACGGGAATCAAGCGAACCTCTGGACAACATCCCGGCGGGATCATGGTTGTTCCGAGGGATAAAGATATCCATGATTTTTCTCCCATTCAATTTCCTGCCAACGACGTGAACTCTGGCGTTTTGACTACCCATTTCGACTATCACTCCATCAGCGGTCGTATTTTGAAGCTGGATATTCTGGGACATGATACACCCTTGATTATTCGAATGCTAGAGGATTTTACGGGTACAAACGCATCATTGATTCCATTGGATGAGCCTAAAACCATGTCCCTTTTTACTTCGACAGAGGCCATGGGCATCACACCGGCGGATATTGACTCACCAGTTGGTTCTTTTGGCATACCGGAGTTCGGCACAAAATTTGTTCGTCAGATGTTAATTGACACCCAACCGACAACCTTTTCCGAATTGGCGCGAATCAGTGGTTTGTCCCACGGAACAGATGTCTGGCTGAACAACGCACAAGAGTTGGTCAGAAAAGGAACAACCAGCTTAAAGCACGTCATCTCAACCCGTGATGATATTATGATTTATTTGATTCAACATGGACTTGAAAAGAAACGTGCCTTTACCATTATGGAAATGGTCCGAAAGGGAAAAGGGCTGACACCGGAAGATGAAAGCTATATGAAAGAAATGGAGATTCCAGATTGGTATATATGGTCTTGCAAGCAGATCAAATACATGTTCCCGAAAGCCCATGCAGTTGCATATTGCATGATGTCCTATCGGATTGCCTATTATAAGGTTTATTATCCAGATGCTTTTTATGCAACTTACTTCACGATCAAACTAGCAGATTTTGATTTGGAAACCATTCTTAGGGGAAGAGATACCGTCAATCGGAGACGTAAAGAACTAGACGAGCTGGGCAATGACAAAAGCGCAAAAGAAAAGAATCTATTGACGGTTCTGGAGGTTGCTTCTGAAATGTGTGCTCGTGGAATCAATGTTTTAAAACCAGATCTGTATCACTCAGATGATTCAAAGTTTATGGTTGTCGAAGGTAAGATTCTACCACCTCTAAGAAGCCTGCAGGGCATGGGGGAGAATGCCGCAAAAGGAATTGTGGCGGCAAGGGAGAAAGGCGACTTCCTTTCTATCGAGGATCTCGTTCAACGCGCCAAGGTCAACAAGACTTCCGTTGAAGGATTGCGTTCGGCTGGATGTCTCGATGGACTACCTGAGACAAACCAATTGTCCCTTTTCTCGATTTGA
- the rimP gene encoding ribosome maturation factor RimP → MDKKIIIKQVTALVAPLLEPKMELVDVEWINEYDAWYLKIFLAQEGNISLEDCQRMSKKINSELDAVTALEEAYFFEVSSPGLDRPFKTERDYERAIGKGVEATFYKKVDGLKIHVGILESLAPEFIVLRNDKNETKTFERKLIAKIHYRIEF, encoded by the coding sequence ATGGATAAAAAAATCATCATTAAGCAGGTGACCGCATTGGTCGCTCCTCTTTTGGAGCCGAAAATGGAACTGGTCGATGTGGAATGGATCAATGAATACGATGCTTGGTATCTGAAAATTTTTCTGGCTCAAGAAGGGAATATTTCTCTCGAAGATTGTCAGCGAATGAGCAAAAAAATCAATAGCGAATTGGATGCCGTCACAGCCTTGGAAGAAGCCTATTTTTTCGAGGTGTCTTCCCCCGGATTGGATCGTCCCTTTAAGACGGAACGAGACTATGAGCGTGCCATCGGAAAAGGGGTGGAAGCCACTTTTTACAAGAAAGTCGATGGCTTGAAAATCCATGTGGGAATCCTGGAATCCTTGGCTCCGGAATTTATTGTCTTGCGCAACGACAAGAACGAAACAAAAACATTTGAACGTAAATTAATTGCTAAAATTCATTACCGTATTGAATTCTAA
- the nusA gene encoding transcription termination factor NusA, protein MNTEFIKALEDIEKEKGVSKAILLEALEAALISAYKKNFGSSQNVEVIIDAETGLVQVYALKEVVEDVYDNLLEVSVEDAHAKDPKLILGDFLRFEVTPKDFGRIAAQNAKQVVVQRIREAERDGIFNEYASRENEMITGVVQRVTRNNVLINLGKTEGVLLPAEQMPMEVYNQGDRIKCYILEVKRTSKGPQIILSRTHPGLVKRLFELEVPEIEEGIVEIFGVAREAGSRTKLAVYNVEENVDPVGACVGEKGTRVKAIVEELSGEKIDIIEWSNEDESFIANALSPSKVVSVTLNETDKAALVVVPDYQLSLAIGKEGQNARLAAKLTGWKIDIKSETQYEELQNSHETHSATEDVEEALPEQGVE, encoded by the coding sequence ATGAATACAGAGTTCATCAAAGCTCTGGAGGATATTGAAAAAGAAAAAGGCGTATCTAAGGCGATCCTTTTGGAAGCCTTGGAAGCAGCTTTAATCTCTGCCTATAAAAAGAACTTTGGTTCTTCTCAAAATGTTGAGGTGATCATTGATGCAGAAACTGGCCTTGTGCAGGTTTATGCCCTAAAAGAAGTGGTAGAAGATGTATATGACAACCTATTAGAAGTATCGGTAGAAGATGCCCATGCCAAAGATCCAAAACTGATTCTTGGGGATTTTCTTCGATTTGAAGTTACACCGAAAGACTTTGGGCGAATTGCCGCGCAAAATGCCAAACAAGTTGTGGTGCAACGCATTCGTGAAGCAGAGCGCGATGGAATCTTCAACGAATATGCAAGTCGAGAAAATGAAATGATTACCGGAGTTGTACAACGAGTTACCCGAAACAACGTTTTGATCAATCTGGGAAAAACTGAGGGTGTCTTGCTTCCTGCCGAACAAATGCCTATGGAAGTTTACAATCAAGGTGATCGCATCAAATGTTATATTCTTGAGGTTAAACGCACATCCAAGGGACCACAGATTATTTTATCTCGAACACATCCGGGTCTTGTTAAACGATTGTTTGAATTGGAAGTTCCAGAAATCGAGGAAGGAATCGTTGAAATCTTTGGCGTTGCACGAGAAGCTGGTTCAAGAACCAAATTAGCTGTCTATAATGTCGAAGAAAATGTCGATCCTGTTGGTGCATGCGTCGGTGAAAAAGGAACACGAGTCAAGGCAATTGTAGAAGAATTAAGCGGTGAAAAGATAGATATCATCGAATGGTCCAATGAAGATGAATCCTTTATAGCCAATGCTTTAAGCCCTTCAAAAGTGGTTTCAGTCACTTTGAATGAGACGGATAAAGCAGCTTTAGTTGTTGTGCCTGACTATCAGCTTTCCCTGGCCATCGGGAAAGAGGGTCAAAATGCGCGCCTAGCAGCTAAGTTGACCGGTTGGAAGATCGATATAAAAAGCGAAACACAGTATGAAGAACTACAGAATAGTCATGAAACTCATTCTGCTACAGAGGATGTGGAAGAAGCTTTGCCTGAACAAGGAGTGGAATAA
- a CDS encoding YlxR family protein gives MKKRKIPLRKCVGCGEQKPKRELIRIVRNPEGEVSLDRTGKAPGRGAYICEQEACLLRAIKTNAVQRALQVELSQEQVKILLERLSNES, from the coding sequence ATGAAGAAACGCAAGATACCGCTACGAAAATGTGTGGGATGCGGTGAGCAAAAACCAAAGCGTGAATTAATTCGAATTGTTCGCAATCCAGAAGGCGAAGTTTCCTTGGATCGTACAGGGAAAGCACCGGGACGTGGCGCCTATATCTGCGAGCAGGAAGCCTGCCTGCTGAGAGCCATTAAGACTAACGCTGTACAGCGAGCACTTCAGGTAGAATTATCTCAAGAACAGGTTAAGATCTTGTTAGAGCGGTTGTCCAATGAATCCTAG
- a CDS encoding YlxQ family RNA-binding protein, translating to MNPRVATMIGFAKRSGNLANGFTAVTINIKKRKAKLVMLSEDLSADSRRKITNLCQSTNTPIYTHGNRDEIGRAIGREESTVIAILDKKFAKIVEEQLDDIN from the coding sequence ATGAATCCTAGAGTGGCTACCATGATTGGATTTGCAAAACGCTCTGGAAACCTAGCCAACGGCTTTACTGCCGTAACGATCAATATCAAAAAAAGAAAAGCGAAACTGGTCATGCTGTCGGAAGATCTATCGGCCGATTCTCGCAGAAAAATTACAAATCTTTGCCAATCGACGAATACGCCTATCTATACTCACGGAAACCGTGATGAAATTGGCCGCGCCATTGGCAGGGAAGAATCAACAGTCATTGCTATACTGGACAAAAAATTCGCAAAGATCGTTGAGGAACAATTAGATGATATAAACTAA
- the infB gene encoding translation initiation factor IF-2 translates to MTKKRVYQIAKELNLSSKEMISKLEELGIEASSHMSTLEDEEVKTILDLFAAEKTEETPVEETPIPPTQAKPEESAKEAPKKKKNRKKKNRKTFMPAQKQEETQVEAAEDDGLIQIDDTITVKDLAEKLDIAANALIGKLMMAGTMASINESISFETAELMAMEFGIEIVKKEKESLIDLNLDPEDPEELLQFRAPIVTVMGHVDHGKTSLLDALRDTAVTEREAGGITQHIGASSIKVNDKEIVFLDTPGHEAFTSMRARGAQVTDIAILVVAADDGVMPQTIEAINHSKAAGVPIIVAINKIDKPAANPDRVLQELNEHGLFPEAWGGDIITVNVSAQTREGLDELMEMILLVAEMEELKANPDRLAVGTVVESRLDSQRGPVATIVVNKGTLHVGDPIFSGVAVGKVRALINDKGRRVKMAGPSTPVEVLGLSETPEAGANLYAVQTERMAKAYASANQETVRQAKYKTTKRVSLEDLYEQLQLGEMQDLNLIIKADVKGSIEAVKQSLLKLSNEEVTVNPIHGGVGAITDTDIMLASASNAIIIGFNVRPTTSALTLADQEHVDVRTYRIIYKAIEDVEAAIRGMLAPEFKEVVQGRAEVRATFKVPNAGTVAGIYVTDGKITRNSEIRLLRDNIVIFDGKLTSLRRFKDDVKEVLTGYEGGLGIENYNDIKDGDVIEAFIMEEIKR, encoded by the coding sequence ATGACAAAAAAAAGAGTGTACCAAATAGCAAAGGAATTAAACCTATCAAGCAAAGAAATGATCAGTAAATTGGAAGAACTTGGAATCGAAGCTTCAAGCCACATGAGCACCTTGGAAGATGAAGAGGTAAAAACCATCTTAGACTTATTCGCTGCGGAAAAAACAGAAGAAACACCTGTGGAAGAAACACCGATTCCCCCCACACAAGCAAAGCCAGAGGAGTCTGCTAAGGAAGCACCGAAGAAGAAAAAGAACCGAAAGAAGAAAAATAGGAAAACCTTCATGCCTGCGCAAAAGCAAGAAGAAACACAAGTAGAAGCAGCAGAGGATGATGGACTCATTCAAATAGATGATACCATTACCGTGAAAGACTTGGCTGAAAAACTGGATATCGCTGCCAATGCCTTGATTGGAAAGTTGATGATGGCCGGCACTATGGCTTCTATCAACGAAAGCATTTCCTTTGAAACAGCAGAACTTATGGCCATGGAATTTGGTATTGAAATCGTTAAAAAGGAAAAAGAAAGCCTGATCGATTTAAATTTAGACCCAGAAGATCCAGAAGAATTGTTGCAGTTCCGTGCACCAATTGTTACGGTTATGGGTCATGTCGACCATGGTAAAACCTCTCTACTTGACGCCCTTCGAGACACTGCGGTTACCGAACGAGAAGCTGGCGGAATCACCCAGCATATTGGTGCGTCAAGCATTAAGGTAAATGATAAAGAGATTGTTTTCTTGGATACACCCGGCCATGAGGCATTTACATCCATGCGTGCCCGTGGTGCTCAGGTTACGGATATCGCAATTCTTGTTGTTGCAGCTGATGATGGAGTGATGCCTCAGACCATTGAAGCCATCAATCACTCCAAGGCCGCAGGTGTTCCGATTATTGTTGCCATTAATAAGATCGATAAACCCGCTGCCAATCCGGATCGCGTGCTTCAAGAATTGAACGAGCACGGACTATTCCCAGAAGCATGGGGTGGAGATATCATCACAGTCAATGTATCCGCACAAACACGCGAAGGTTTAGACGAATTGATGGAAATGATTCTTTTGGTTGCTGAAATGGAAGAATTGAAAGCCAATCCAGATCGTCTTGCGGTCGGCACCGTTGTAGAGTCTCGATTGGACAGTCAACGAGGTCCTGTTGCTACCATTGTGGTCAATAAAGGTACCCTGCATGTGGGCGATCCTATTTTCTCTGGCGTAGCAGTTGGTAAGGTTCGCGCCTTGATCAATGACAAGGGACGAAGAGTGAAAATGGCTGGTCCTTCTACACCAGTTGAAGTGCTTGGCCTTTCTGAAACACCGGAGGCCGGCGCTAATCTATATGCCGTTCAAACTGAAAGAATGGCAAAGGCTTATGCCAGTGCCAATCAAGAAACAGTGCGACAAGCAAAATACAAGACAACAAAACGTGTATCCTTGGAAGATTTGTATGAACAATTACAATTGGGTGAGATGCAAGATCTGAATCTGATTATCAAAGCTGATGTAAAAGGTTCTATCGAAGCTGTCAAGCAGTCTTTGCTGAAACTGAGCAACGAAGAAGTCACGGTTAATCCAATTCATGGTGGCGTTGGCGCTATCACCGATACGGATATCATGTTGGCATCTGCATCAAATGCGATTATTATCGGATTTAATGTTCGACCAACCACATCTGCCCTTACCTTGGCAGATCAAGAGCACGTCGATGTGCGCACATATCGAATTATCTACAAGGCGATCGAGGATGTCGAGGCTGCAATTCGCGGCATGTTGGCTCCTGAATTCAAAGAAGTTGTTCAGGGTCGTGCCGAAGTGCGTGCTACTTTCAAGGTTCCGAATGCTGGTACTGTGGCCGGAATTTATGTGACGGATGGAAAGATTACTAGAAATTCTGAAATTCGTTTGCTTCGCGACAATATCGTAATTTTTGATGGTAAATTAACTTCACTAAGACGATTTAAGGATGATGTGAAGGAAGTCTTGACCGGCTATGAAGGCGGGCTTGGCATTGAAAACTACAACGATATTAAAGACGGCGATGTAATTGAAGCCTTCATTATGGAAGAAATTAAACGTTAA
- the rbfA gene encoding 30S ribosome-binding factor RbfA, with translation MRYARQDRIAEEMKKTLSKGIRDLLTDAETATIWSITQIDVTKDLRHAKVFVSILGTKEQEAGMMAALQKKSGALRKLVGSKVRMHFTPELHFFHDHSIEHGLKISKILNDIKDGEDHE, from the coding sequence ATGCGCTACGCAAGACAAGACCGTATAGCGGAAGAAATGAAAAAAACATTGAGCAAAGGGATACGAGATCTGTTGACCGATGCTGAAACCGCAACGATTTGGAGTATCACGCAAATCGATGTAACCAAGGATTTACGACATGCGAAAGTATTTGTTAGCATTCTAGGCACCAAAGAACAAGAGGCTGGAATGATGGCTGCTTTGCAAAAAAAGTCGGGAGCCCTCAGAAAACTTGTTGGTAGTAAGGTCCGGATGCATTTCACACCGGAGTTACATTTCTTCCACGACCATTCTATCGAACATGGATTAAAAATTTCTAAAATTCTAAATGATATCAAAGATGGGGAAGATCATGAATAA
- a CDS encoding bifunctional oligoribonuclease/PAP phosphatase NrnA, translated as MNKREANRLHEKLSHLDSVCIVSHAHPDGDSLGSLLGLAALIENHYHCRVERVLSDSTPSRYAFMDTSKAVPFETCLEKTYDACILVDCSDENRLDDAKVLLEQADSLINIDHHRSNESFGQINLVEGDCSSTGELIYQLAKYLNWKLDSEIACNLYVAIATDTGSFQYSNTSQKTHLATAELLSHPFEVDLVRERLFQSEPLNKAKLFITLVQSIIFSSDGQVGGCSVSQENLNQFQASYEDLDGVVEFIRNIETVRISYLIKEVGTNEFRASLRSKPPTRVDKIAHQFGGGGHAYAAGLSFSGNLKQFQDQLIRACEEAI; from the coding sequence ATGAATAAACGGGAAGCGAATCGGCTGCATGAAAAACTGAGTCACCTTGATTCGGTATGCATCGTATCGCATGCCCATCCTGATGGAGATAGCCTAGGATCCCTTTTGGGTCTTGCAGCTTTGATCGAAAATCATTATCATTGTCGAGTGGAGCGGGTCCTATCGGACTCGACTCCATCTCGTTATGCCTTTATGGATACCAGCAAAGCTGTGCCCTTTGAGACCTGCCTAGAAAAGACTTATGATGCTTGCATCTTGGTTGACTGCAGCGATGAAAATCGTTTAGATGACGCCAAGGTCTTACTGGAACAGGCGGATTCTTTAATCAATATTGATCACCATCGCAGCAATGAAAGCTTTGGCCAAATTAATTTGGTTGAAGGAGATTGCTCTTCAACAGGGGAATTGATCTATCAATTGGCAAAGTATTTGAACTGGAAACTCGATTCTGAAATCGCCTGTAATCTTTATGTTGCCATCGCAACCGATACAGGAAGCTTCCAGTATTCAAACACCAGCCAAAAAACGCATTTAGCGACAGCTGAATTGTTGAGTCATCCCTTTGAAGTGGATCTGGTTCGTGAACGCTTATTTCAAAGCGAACCCCTCAACAAAGCAAAACTATTTATCACCCTGGTTCAATCCATTATATTCTCTTCCGATGGACAAGTCGGCGGGTGCAGTGTTTCTCAAGAAAATTTAAATCAATTTCAGGCCTCATATGAGGATCTGGACGGAGTTGTTGAATTTATACGTAACATTGAAACTGTTCGGATTTCCTATTTGATCAAAGAGGTAGGAACAAATGAGTTTCGAGCCAGTTTGCGATCAAAACCACCGACACGTGTGGATAAAATTGCTCATCAGTTCGGTGGGGGTGGACACGCCTATGCTGCGGGACTGTCCTTTTCAGGTAACTTGAAGCAATTCCAAGACCAGTTGATTCGAGCCTGCGAGGAAGCAATATGA
- the truB gene encoding tRNA pseudouridine(55) synthase TruB, with amino-acid sequence MNGFIVVFKPTGMTSHDIVSRVRRLTGIRQVGHTGTLDPNASGVLPIAIGKATKAIPYLSEERKVYRAELALGVETDTCDRYGTEVASSEDIDRSKDAFLEAAKSFIGLIQQRPPIFSAIRIDGKRAYDLARSGKTPEMKLRDVTIESIDLISVAQNRFLFDVVCSKGTYIRSLCRDLAKEMGSLGHMSMLIRLESGIFTAENALFDWNQLENSILSIDQVLSHYPKIQVDKNAEKRLLFGQTIEKETDQTDEFFRVYSASGFLGIATCKNKQMKMKRQFI; translated from the coding sequence ATGAATGGATTTATCGTTGTATTCAAACCAACGGGCATGACGTCCCATGACATTGTTTCAAGAGTCAGAAGGCTTACAGGCATTAGACAGGTGGGCCATACTGGCACATTAGATCCCAATGCCAGTGGCGTATTGCCTATTGCTATCGGTAAAGCGACCAAAGCGATTCCTTATCTTTCGGAAGAAAGAAAGGTTTACCGTGCCGAACTTGCTTTAGGTGTAGAGACAGATACCTGTGACCGATATGGCACTGAAGTTGCAAGTAGTGAGGACATCGACCGGTCCAAAGATGCCTTTCTTGAAGCGGCAAAATCCTTTATAGGGCTCATTCAACAACGGCCACCCATCTTCTCAGCCATTCGTATCGACGGGAAACGCGCCTATGACTTGGCGAGAAGCGGGAAAACACCAGAAATGAAACTGAGAGACGTTACAATCGAATCTATTGATTTGATTTCCGTGGCCCAAAACCGTTTTCTCTTTGATGTTGTTTGCTCCAAAGGCACCTATATCCGGTCTTTGTGCCGGGACTTAGCCAAAGAAATGGGTAGCCTAGGCCATATGTCTATGTTAATTCGATTGGAATCAGGGATCTTCACAGCTGAAAACGCACTATTTGATTGGAACCAATTGGAAAATTCAATTTTGTCCATTGATCAAGTACTGTCGCACTATCCTAAAATTCAAGTCGATAAGAATGCGGAGAAACGTCTTTTATTTGGTCAAACGATTGAAAAAGAAACGGATCAAACCGATGAGTTCTTCCGTGTATACAGCGCGTCTGGATTTCTCGGAATCGCGACATGCAAAAACAAGCAGATGAAGATGAAACGGCAATTCATTTAG